A genome region from Dehalococcoidia bacterium includes the following:
- a CDS encoding ABC transporter substrate-binding protein, protein MADPFVIGALDSLTGVGESYGVPLSQSKLLAVEEINAAGGINGRMMRLVIEDSKCTANDAIIAFRRLVDVEDVKIILGATCSGGTLGVAPLAEKEGIILFSPSSTSPDITTAGDYIFRTALNSSNMGVDLANTIWTDGISEIVTIIESTDYVEGVRRTAVTQFKELGGTVLASERYSSDVIDFRSSLTKLLAEDPGALLLAAQGEASGGAIVKQARELGYEGPIYTEVVPTAPEALSIAGEAATGMKAVVPNPDLSTDIGMRFLENYKARYNGSAPWPWFQGSAYDDVYIAAECLGMTNDDQDTDGFRDCMYDITWSGAIGDSYSFDENGGVVGLSNVVIEILPASERNDENLGYRILGPPPIP, encoded by the coding sequence ATGGCCGATCCGTTCGTCATCGGCGCACTGGACTCTCTTACCGGCGTCGGCGAGTCCTACGGCGTCCCGCTGTCGCAGTCCAAGCTGCTCGCCGTCGAGGAGATCAACGCCGCAGGCGGCATCAACGGCCGGATGATGAGGCTGGTGATCGAGGACTCGAAGTGCACCGCGAACGATGCCATCATTGCCTTTCGCAGGCTTGTGGACGTGGAGGATGTCAAGATCATCCTGGGAGCCACGTGCAGCGGAGGGACTCTTGGCGTAGCGCCCCTCGCAGAAAAAGAGGGAATTATCCTGTTCTCACCCTCTTCGACCAGCCCCGACATCACCACCGCCGGCGACTACATATTCCGCACTGCCCTGAACTCCAGCAACATGGGAGTGGACCTCGCAAACACGATCTGGACGGACGGGATCAGTGAAATCGTCACGATTATCGAGTCGACGGACTACGTCGAGGGCGTTCGCCGCACCGCTGTCACACAGTTCAAGGAGTTGGGCGGGACCGTGCTGGCGTCCGAGCGCTACTCATCGGACGTCATCGACTTCCGCAGCAGCCTGACCAAGCTGCTGGCCGAGGATCCCGGTGCGCTCCTACTGGCAGCCCAGGGAGAGGCGTCCGGCGGCGCGATAGTCAAGCAGGCTCGCGAGCTGGGCTATGAAGGCCCCATCTACACGGAGGTAGTACCCACCGCTCCGGAAGCTCTCAGTATAGCCGGCGAGGCCGCCACCGGAATGAAGGCCGTGGTCCCCAATCCCGATCTGTCCACCGACATTGGCATGAGGTTCCTCGAGAATTACAAGGCCCGCTACAACGGCTCCGCCCCATGGCCCTGGTTCCAGGGTTCGGCTTACGACGATGTCTACATCGCGGCCGAGTGCCTGGGCATGACCAACGACGATCAGGACACCGACGGCTTCCGTGACTGCATGTACGACATCACCTGGAGTGGGGCAATAGGGGACAGCTACAGCTTCGACGAAAACGGCGGCGTGGTTGGCCTGTCCAACGTGGTCATCGAGATTCTCCCCGCGTCAGAGCGCAACGACGAGAACCTCGGGTACCGCATACTCGGACCGCCACCAATCCCGTAA
- a CDS encoding fumarylacetoacetate hydrolase family protein — protein MARFLYNNRVQWGIVEGDDVLSLHGRGGLETSPYSGAEPGDRLCALSEVRLLAPIDPRVNKVPAIAANYGERDERDGPGIFMKQPGTVVGPGEPIVYPRIGRSIIHEAEVGIVIGKSARHVSVEDALDHVLGYTCVNDVSARELASSDLGRGTSMRWKHFDTFCPIGPWIVTGLDGDNLGIECRVNGETVVKGSTSDMLWGVAKLISWVSEVMALHPGDIIPSGCPETDEIAVGDTVDVVVEGIGTLRNPVVADL, from the coding sequence TTGGCCAGGTTTCTCTACAACAATAGAGTCCAGTGGGGAATCGTCGAAGGCGATGACGTGCTGTCCCTCCATGGTAGGGGCGGGCTTGAAACCAGCCCTTACAGCGGAGCGGAGCCGGGAGACCGGCTGTGCGCGCTGTCTGAGGTGCGCCTCCTGGCGCCAATCGACCCCAGGGTGAACAAGGTACCGGCCATCGCCGCGAACTACGGCGAGCGCGACGAGCGTGACGGTCCGGGCATCTTCATGAAGCAGCCTGGGACGGTCGTCGGGCCGGGCGAGCCGATCGTCTACCCTCGCATCGGCCGCTCGATCATCCACGAGGCCGAGGTCGGCATCGTCATCGGCAAGTCCGCAAGGCACGTCAGCGTCGAGGACGCGCTAGACCACGTCCTCGGCTACACATGCGTCAACGACGTCAGCGCGCGGGAACTCGCCAGCAGCGACCTTGGTCGCGGCACGAGCATGAGGTGGAAGCACTTCGATACGTTCTGCCCGATAGGTCCGTGGATCGTAACTGGGCTGGACGGGGACAACCTCGGCATCGAGTGCCGGGTCAACGGCGAGACCGTTGTAAAGGGCTCGACGAGCGACATGCTCTGGGGAGTTGCGAAGCTGATCAGCTGGGTGTCAGAGGTCATGGCGCTGCACCCGGGGGACATCATCCCAAGCGGTTGTCCGGAAACGGACGAGATTGCCGTGGGAGATACCGTGGACGTGGTGGTCGAAGGCATCGGCACGCTGAGGAACCCGGTTGTGGCTGACCTTTAG
- a CDS encoding alpha-E domain-containing protein produces the protein MLSRSAQGLYWMGRYLERAERLCRLLQLQTEALVDRPVQEIHFGWMRIYGSMNEEPPVSGLHMGSEDFTLADSYTLADHLTFERTNPDSVWSCFSLARENARQMRHCISAEMWTRMNLAYLKIRELDIQDIWPTSPESFYAETAAEMNTFIGVAESTMYRDEGWSFMQLGRYIERAQLMTTLLLAQLEAERSAVADQGTGWTSLLSVCHAFDVYSRRFSVEVVPAQVLDLLVTDRLLPNSLCRSLDIAGSEMASIGPGPDPRLSDSAGRLAGRLSALVNYEWPDRDEEDREGLLEQVKQYCEDLHELVTEIYFYYSIDYPLGTFHDLGQVSLQQ, from the coding sequence ATGCTCTCACGCAGCGCACAGGGACTGTACTGGATGGGCCGCTACCTGGAGCGGGCGGAGCGGCTATGCCGCCTGCTCCAGCTTCAGACGGAGGCCCTGGTGGACCGTCCGGTGCAGGAGATCCACTTCGGCTGGATGCGTATCTATGGCAGCATGAACGAAGAGCCTCCTGTATCCGGCCTTCACATGGGGAGCGAGGACTTCACGCTGGCAGACTCGTACACGCTGGCAGACCATCTGACGTTCGAGCGCACGAATCCAGACTCGGTGTGGAGCTGCTTCTCGCTCGCTCGCGAGAACGCACGCCAGATGCGCCACTGCATCAGCGCAGAGATGTGGACACGGATGAACCTGGCCTACCTGAAGATACGCGAACTGGACATCCAGGATATCTGGCCCACGTCTCCGGAGAGCTTCTACGCTGAGACAGCGGCCGAGATGAACACTTTCATAGGGGTGGCCGAGTCCACCATGTACCGCGACGAGGGCTGGAGTTTCATGCAGCTCGGACGGTACATCGAGCGGGCGCAGCTCATGACTACGCTGCTATTGGCCCAGCTCGAAGCTGAGAGGTCGGCCGTGGCCGACCAGGGCACAGGCTGGACGAGCCTTTTGAGCGTCTGCCACGCTTTTGACGTGTACAGCCGCAGGTTCAGCGTCGAAGTGGTACCGGCTCAGGTCCTCGACCTTCTCGTCACCGACCGGCTGCTACCCAACTCACTCTGCAGATCCCTGGACATCGCGGGCTCGGAGATGGCATCCATAGGCCCAGGCCCTGACCCCAGGCTCAGCGACTCTGCGGGGCGGCTGGCAGGCCGCCTGAGCGCCCTGGTCAACTACGAGTGGCCGGACAGGGACGAGGAAGACCGAGAGGGCCTACTGGAGCAGGTGAAACAGTACTGCGAGGACCTCCACGAGCTTGTGACAGAGATCTACTTCTACTACTCGATAGATTATCCGTTAGGAACTTTCCATGATCTTGGCCAGGTTTCTCTACAACAATAG
- a CDS encoding ammonium transporter, whose protein sequence is MILAVSGVVALIVFIAKPHVAHASGVDPESQFVFNTLSFLIWGVLVMWMSAGFTMLESGSVRTKNASMICLKNVGLYSIAGLAYFFIGYNLMYVDVSDFGGIIGALKFMRVPTAEEVTLVTGDDAASAAAVEAVAGAGYSTMSDWFFQMVFVAATASIVSGAVAERVKMWSFFIFVLVLTAVIYPVVGAWTWGGGWLSEMGFQDFAGSTIVHSTGGWAALAGVIVLGPRLGKFRSDGSARPTPPSNILVVTLGVFILWLGWFGFNGGSVLELGTAKAVVTMGHVLVNTNLAAAAGVMAALFVSRPILGRIDLFAGLNGALAGLVAITAGPDIVDHYWAVVIGAVGGVICTGGIRLLEMVKIDDVVGAIPVHLFAGVWGTIAAAIAGGAMIGVQIVGILAVGVFVFATSWIVWKALDLTLGVRVSRDVEELGQDAGELGMESYPEFVLMPEEDYGDD, encoded by the coding sequence ATGATCCTGGCGGTTAGCGGGGTTGTCGCGCTGATCGTATTTATAGCGAAACCGCATGTGGCCCATGCGTCCGGCGTAGATCCTGAGTCTCAGTTCGTATTCAACACACTGTCGTTCCTCATCTGGGGCGTGCTGGTGATGTGGATGAGCGCCGGATTCACCATGCTGGAGTCCGGTTCGGTGCGCACCAAGAACGCATCGATGATCTGCCTTAAGAACGTCGGCCTGTACTCGATTGCGGGCCTGGCCTATTTCTTCATCGGTTACAACCTGATGTACGTGGACGTGAGCGACTTCGGGGGCATCATAGGTGCGCTGAAGTTCATGCGCGTGCCGACGGCTGAAGAGGTCACGCTGGTCACCGGCGACGATGCGGCGTCAGCGGCGGCGGTCGAAGCCGTGGCCGGCGCGGGTTACTCCACGATGTCCGACTGGTTCTTCCAGATGGTGTTCGTGGCTGCAACGGCGTCGATCGTATCGGGCGCGGTTGCAGAGCGCGTCAAGATGTGGTCGTTCTTCATTTTTGTGCTGGTGCTGACCGCGGTGATATACCCTGTCGTGGGCGCGTGGACATGGGGAGGCGGCTGGCTGAGCGAGATGGGGTTCCAGGACTTCGCCGGATCGACCATCGTCCACTCCACCGGCGGATGGGCCGCACTGGCGGGCGTGATTGTACTGGGGCCAAGACTCGGCAAGTTCCGAAGCGACGGCAGCGCGAGGCCGACGCCTCCATCGAATATCCTGGTGGTGACCCTCGGGGTGTTCATTCTGTGGCTTGGATGGTTCGGGTTCAACGGCGGCTCCGTGCTGGAACTCGGCACCGCAAAAGCGGTCGTGACGATGGGACACGTACTGGTCAACACGAACCTGGCAGCCGCCGCAGGGGTGATGGCCGCGCTGTTCGTCTCGAGACCAATACTCGGGCGCATAGACCTGTTCGCCGGGCTGAACGGGGCGCTCGCCGGACTCGTCGCGATAACGGCGGGGCCGGACATAGTCGATCACTACTGGGCCGTGGTCATCGGAGCCGTGGGAGGCGTCATCTGTACCGGTGGGATCAGGCTTCTCGAAATGGTCAAGATAGATGACGTAGTTGGAGCGATTCCCGTTCACCTGTTCGCCGGTGTATGGGGGACGATAGCAGCAGCCATCGCCGGCGGCGCAATGATAGGTGTGCAGATCGTCGGTATCCTGGCAGTTGGAGTGTTCGTGTTCGCTACTTCCTGGATAGTATGGAAGGCGCTGGACCTGACTCTTGGAGTCAGGGTTTCGCGAGACGTTGAGGAACTCGGGCAGGATGCCGGAGAGCTGGGAATGGAGTCGTACCCAGAGTTCGTGCTGATGCCCGAGGAAGACTACGGCGACGACTAG
- a CDS encoding circularly permuted type 2 ATP-grasp protein: MDFDSYDLDSSTYDEMFLPDGTPREHCRQLYETLTEISSENLASIQERVTRSFSNEGITFTVYGDDEADERIIPIDCLPRVMSASDWQSLETGLTQRIAALNRFLDDVYGDARIISDGVIPADMVYECPQYRLEMRGFSAPHGTWVGICGTDLVRTNDGFKVLEDNLRVPSGVSYMLANRNATKSSLRRLYRSSRVKEVEHYGRALLETLQELAPPGRPEPSIALLTPGVYNSAFYEHMFLAHELGAELVEGQDLVVNNGFVYMRTTTGLQRVDVIYRRVDDDFIDPQVFRADSMLGVSGLLEAYKLGNVSLVNAPGTGVADDKSVYAYVPDMIRYYLGEEPLLDNVETHLCRRSEDLEYTLDNLQDLVVKRVGESGGYGMLIGPHSTADERKEYAKQLVNDPADFISQPVLSLSRSPCLIDGTFEPRHVDLRPFVLHGRETRIVPGAFCRVALRRGSLVVNSSQGGGGKDFWVLEE, encoded by the coding sequence ATGGACTTTGACAGCTACGATCTCGATTCGTCCACATACGACGAGATGTTCCTGCCCGACGGTACTCCTCGGGAGCACTGCAGGCAGCTATACGAGACCCTGACCGAGATCTCATCTGAGAATCTCGCGAGCATACAGGAGAGGGTCACACGTTCGTTCTCGAACGAGGGCATCACGTTCACCGTGTATGGCGACGACGAGGCGGACGAGCGGATCATTCCCATAGACTGCCTCCCGAGGGTGATGTCAGCATCCGACTGGCAGAGTCTCGAGACGGGTCTGACCCAGCGCATAGCGGCCCTGAACCGCTTCCTGGACGACGTGTACGGCGATGCGCGGATCATCTCTGACGGGGTGATCCCCGCGGACATGGTGTACGAGTGTCCGCAGTATCGCCTGGAGATGCGCGGGTTCTCCGCTCCGCACGGGACGTGGGTCGGCATCTGTGGCACCGACCTAGTGCGAACCAACGACGGCTTCAAGGTGCTCGAGGACAACCTGCGCGTGCCGTCAGGCGTCTCTTACATGCTCGCGAACCGGAACGCGACCAAGTCCAGCCTGCGACGGCTGTACCGCAGCTCGCGCGTGAAGGAGGTCGAGCACTACGGCCGCGCGCTGCTGGAGACGCTGCAAGAGCTGGCGCCGCCGGGACGACCGGAGCCGTCCATCGCTCTGCTCACGCCCGGGGTGTACAACTCAGCGTTCTACGAGCACATGTTCCTCGCACACGAGCTCGGGGCCGAGCTGGTCGAGGGGCAGGACCTGGTGGTGAACAACGGCTTCGTATACATGCGCACCACCACGGGTCTTCAGCGCGTCGACGTCATCTACAGGCGCGTGGACGACGACTTCATCGACCCGCAGGTGTTCCGAGCGGACTCCATGCTCGGCGTGTCAGGGCTGCTGGAGGCCTACAAGCTCGGTAACGTGTCACTGGTCAACGCACCGGGTACCGGAGTCGCAGACGACAAGAGCGTCTACGCCTACGTACCGGACATGATCAGGTACTACCTGGGCGAGGAGCCGCTGCTGGACAACGTCGAGACCCACCTGTGTCGCAGGTCTGAAGACCTCGAGTACACGCTGGACAACCTGCAGGACCTCGTTGTGAAGCGCGTGGGAGAGTCCGGCGGATATGGGATGCTGATCGGACCACACTCCACTGCCGATGAGCGCAAGGAGTACGCCAAGCAGTTAGTTAACGATCCGGCCGACTTCATATCGCAGCCGGTGCTGTCGCTCTCCCGCTCACCCTGCCTGATCGACGGCACTTTCGAACCGCGTCACGTGGACCTGCGTCCATTCGTGCTACACGGACGCGAGACCCGCATCGTGCCCGGCGCATTCTGTCGCGTCGCCCTGCGCCGGGGCAGCCTGGTGGTGAACTCGAGCCAGGGCGGCGGCGGTAAAGACTTCTGGGTACTGGAGGAATGA